The Toxorhynchites rutilus septentrionalis strain SRP chromosome 3, ASM2978413v1, whole genome shotgun sequence genome includes a region encoding these proteins:
- the LOC129772829 gene encoding homogentisate 1,2-dioxygenase — translation MPEYKYLSGFGSHFESEDSRCPNALPVGQNSPQKCVYGLYAEQLSGSAFTAPRTENTRSWLYRIRPSVVHQPFQRYDVAPCLRATWDEQHPNPNQMRWNPFDVPQNNNKKVDFVAGLHTVCGAGDTRSRHGLAIHVFLCNSSMENKAFYNSDGDFLIVPQQGPLDITTEFGKMYVCPNEICVIPQGIRFSVAVEGPTRGYILEVYDGHFKLPDLGPIGANGLANPRDFLTPTAWFEDRSVQGFKIISKYQGALFVASQNHSPFDVAAWHGNYVPYKYDLARFMVINSVSFDHCDPSIFTVLTCPSLRYGTAIADFVIFPPRWSVQEHTFRPPYYHRNCMSEFMGLIAGRYEAKEGGFLPGGASLHSIMTPHGPDRQCFEGASNADLKPERIADGTQAFMFESSLSMAVTKWGEETCQKLDAKYYECWQALEKKFKI, via the exons ATGCCAGAATATAAG TACCTTTCTGGGTTCGGATCCCACTTTGAGTCGGAGGATTCCCGCTGTCCGAACGCCTTACCCGTAGGCCAGAACTCACCCCAAAAGTGTGTCTACGGTTTGTATGCAGAACAGCTGTCTGGCAGTGCTTTTACCGCGCCTCGAACGGAGAATACACGCAGCTGGTTGTACAGGATCCGGCCATCGGTCGTTCATCAACCCTTCCAACGGTACGATGTAGCTCCATGCTTGAGGGCAACTTGGGATGAGCAACATCCCAATCCGAATCAGATGCGTTGGAACCCATTTGATGTTccccaaaacaacaacaaaaaggtAGACTTTGTCGCCGGGCTGCATACTGTCTGTGGTGCCGGGGACACTAGGTCTCGTCATGGGCTGGCGATTCACGTGTTCCTGTGCAACAGTTCGATGGAAAATAAGGCATTCTACAACAGCGATGGTGACTTTTTGATCG TTCCCCAACAAGGACCATTGGATATAACAACCGAATTTGGCAAAATGTATGTCTGTCCTAACGAAATATGCGTAATTCCTCAAGGTATTAGATTCAGTGTGGCCGTTGAAGGGCCAACGCGGGGCTACATCCTCGAGGTATACGATGGTCATTTCAAGTTGCCCGACTTGGGACCCATCGGAGCCAATGGACTAGCTAATCCTCGAGATTTCCTCACCCCAACCGCCTGGTTCGAGGATCGCTCTGTGCAGGGATTCAAAATCATTTCCAAATATCAGGGCGCTTTGTTCGTTGCCAGCCAGAATCACTCGCCGTTCGATGTTGCAGCCTGGCATGGCAATTACGTACCGTACAAGTATGATTTGGCGAGATTCATGGTGATCAATTCGGTCAGCTTCGATCACTGTGATCCGAGCATTTTTACAGTACTGACGTGTCCCAGCTTGAGATATGGAACCGCCATAGCCGATTTTGTCATCTTCCCTCCGAGATGGTCGGTACAGGAGCACACATTCAGACCGCCGTACTATCACC GCAACTGCATGAGCGAGTTCATGGGTCTCATCGCTGGTCGCTACGAAGCAAAGGAAGGTGGCTTCCTACCCGGTGGCGCTTCGCTCCACTCGATCATGACTCCCCATGGACCGGACCGACAGTGCTTCGAGGGTGCTTCCAATGCTGATTTGAAACCGGAGCGTATCGCCGACGGAACACAAGCGTTTATGTTTGAATCGTCGCTCAGCATGGCCGTCACCAAGTGGGGCGAAGAAACCTGTCAGAAACTGGATGCGAAGTATTACGAATGCTGGCAGGCATTGGAGAAGaagtttaaaatttga